In Pangasianodon hypophthalmus isolate fPanHyp1 chromosome 3, fPanHyp1.pri, whole genome shotgun sequence, a single genomic region encodes these proteins:
- the LOC113542265 gene encoding gastrula zinc finger protein XlCGF26.1-like isoform X2 codes for MSPGTPTLTTLRDGFTKSSERRKFTTAQCGKSFTQENILKREQGVHTGEKPYECSYCGKRCTRHIDLQRHQKIHTEEIYYCSQCGKNFKRLKYLQQHQLIHTGEKPYRCSHCASGFTQRNHLRQHLRVHTGEKPYHCSQCGKSFAQQSSLQTHKRIHTGEKPYRCSHCGSSFTQRNHLRQHLRVHTGEKPYHCSQCGKCFALQSSLQIHQRVHTGEKPHQCSQCGNSFSDRRNLKRHLRIHTGQKPFFCSQCGKSFSYQCSLQTHQFIHTGEKPHQCSECGNSFSDRRNLKRHLRVHTGEKPFFCSQCGKSFSYQCSLQTHQFIHTGEKPHQCSECGNSFSDRRNLKRHLRVHTGEKPFFCSQCGKSFSYQCSLQTHQFIHTGEKPHQCSECGNSFSDTRNLKRHLRVHTVEKPFFCSQCGKSFKFSNMLKTHKCIH; via the coding sequence ATGTCGCCTGGTACTCCAACACTAACAACCCTGAGAGATGGATTCACAAAGAGCAGTGAAAGGAGGAAATTCACTACAGctcagtgtggaaagagttttactcaGGAAAATATTCTCAAGCGAGAACAGGgtgttcacacaggagagaaaccatATGAATGTTCATATTGTGGAAAAAGATGTACTCGCCACATTGATCTCCAAAGACACCAGAAAATTCACACAGAAGAGATATattactgctcacagtgtgggaagaatTTTAAGCGTCTGAAGTATCTCCAGCAACATCAGCTCATTCATACAGGAGAAAAACCATATCGGTGTTCACACTGTGCGAGTGGTTTTACACAACGCAATCATCTCCGACAACACCTTCGcgttcacacaggagagaagccgtatcactgctcccaatgtgggaagagttttgctCAACAAAGCAGTCTGCAAACCCACAAGCGCATTCATACAGGAGAAAAACCATATCGGTGTTCACACTGTGGGAGTAGTTTTACACAGCGCAATCATCTCCGACAACACCTTCGcgttcacacaggagagaagccgtatcactgctcacaatGTGGGAAGTGTTTTGCCCTACAAAGCAGTCTGCAAATACACCAGCGcgttcacacaggagagaagccacaTCAGTGCTCACAATGTGGGAACAGTTTTAGTGACAGACGTAATCTTAAACGACACCTGCGTATTCACACAGGACAGAAGCCGTTTttctgctcacagtgtggaaagagtttttcTTACCAATGCAGTCTGCAAACACACCAgttcattcacacaggagagaagccacaTCAGTGCTCAGAATGTGGAAATAGTTTTAGTGACAGACGGAATCTTAAACGACACCTTCgtgttcacacaggagagaagccgtttTTCTGTTcccagtgtggaaagagtttttcTTACCAATGCAGTCTGCAAACACACCAgttcattcacacaggagagaagccacaTCAGTGCTCAGAATGTGGAAATAGTTTTAGTGACAGACGTAATCTTAAACGACACCTTCgtgttcacacaggagagaagccgtttTTCTGTTcccagtgtggaaagagtttttcTTACCAATGCAGTCTGCAAACACACCAgttcattcacacaggagaaaagccACATCAGTGCTCAGAATGTGGAAATAGTTTTAGTGACACACGTAATCTTAAACGACACCTTCGTGTTCACACAGTAGAGAAGCCGTTTTTctgttcacagtgtggaaagagtttcaAGTTTtcaaatatgttaaaaacacacaagtgtaTACATTGA
- the LOC113542265 gene encoding gastrula zinc finger protein XlCGF26.1-like isoform X1, translating to MRGMSPGTPTLTTLRDGFTKSSERRKFTTAQCGKSFTQENILKREQGVHTGEKPYECSYCGKRCTRHIDLQRHQKIHTEEIYYCSQCGKNFKRLKYLQQHQLIHTGEKPYRCSHCASGFTQRNHLRQHLRVHTGEKPYHCSQCGKSFAQQSSLQTHKRIHTGEKPYRCSHCGSSFTQRNHLRQHLRVHTGEKPYHCSQCGKCFALQSSLQIHQRVHTGEKPHQCSQCGNSFSDRRNLKRHLRIHTGQKPFFCSQCGKSFSYQCSLQTHQFIHTGEKPHQCSECGNSFSDRRNLKRHLRVHTGEKPFFCSQCGKSFSYQCSLQTHQFIHTGEKPHQCSECGNSFSDRRNLKRHLRVHTGEKPFFCSQCGKSFSYQCSLQTHQFIHTGEKPHQCSECGNSFSDTRNLKRHLRVHTVEKPFFCSQCGKSFKFSNMLKTHKCIH from the exons Atg aGAGGAATGTCGCCTGGTACTCCAACACTAACAACCCTGAGAGATGGATTCACAAAGAGCAGTGAAAGGAGGAAATTCACTACAGctcagtgtggaaagagttttactcaGGAAAATATTCTCAAGCGAGAACAGGgtgttcacacaggagagaaaccatATGAATGTTCATATTGTGGAAAAAGATGTACTCGCCACATTGATCTCCAAAGACACCAGAAAATTCACACAGAAGAGATATattactgctcacagtgtgggaagaatTTTAAGCGTCTGAAGTATCTCCAGCAACATCAGCTCATTCATACAGGAGAAAAACCATATCGGTGTTCACACTGTGCGAGTGGTTTTACACAACGCAATCATCTCCGACAACACCTTCGcgttcacacaggagagaagccgtatcactgctcccaatgtgggaagagttttgctCAACAAAGCAGTCTGCAAACCCACAAGCGCATTCATACAGGAGAAAAACCATATCGGTGTTCACACTGTGGGAGTAGTTTTACACAGCGCAATCATCTCCGACAACACCTTCGcgttcacacaggagagaagccgtatcactgctcacaatGTGGGAAGTGTTTTGCCCTACAAAGCAGTCTGCAAATACACCAGCGcgttcacacaggagagaagccacaTCAGTGCTCACAATGTGGGAACAGTTTTAGTGACAGACGTAATCTTAAACGACACCTGCGTATTCACACAGGACAGAAGCCGTTTttctgctcacagtgtggaaagagtttttcTTACCAATGCAGTCTGCAAACACACCAgttcattcacacaggagagaagccacaTCAGTGCTCAGAATGTGGAAATAGTTTTAGTGACAGACGGAATCTTAAACGACACCTTCgtgttcacacaggagagaagccgtttTTCTGTTcccagtgtggaaagagtttttcTTACCAATGCAGTCTGCAAACACACCAgttcattcacacaggagagaagccacaTCAGTGCTCAGAATGTGGAAATAGTTTTAGTGACAGACGTAATCTTAAACGACACCTTCgtgttcacacaggagagaagccgtttTTCTGTTcccagtgtggaaagagtttttcTTACCAATGCAGTCTGCAAACACACCAgttcattcacacaggagaaaagccACATCAGTGCTCAGAATGTGGAAATAGTTTTAGTGACACACGTAATCTTAAACGACACCTTCGTGTTCACACAGTAGAGAAGCCGTTTTTctgttcacagtgtggaaagagtttcaAGTTTtcaaatatgttaaaaacacacaagtgtaTACATTGA